One genomic segment of Chryseobacterium phocaeense includes these proteins:
- a CDS encoding glycosyltransferase family 2 protein → MTISVIIPVYNAAAFIEKAVNSVLQFPEVKEILLIDDGSTDGSVELSRKISEQHDRVKFVQHPDQKNHGVSATRNYGMDLASQEFIAFLDADDYYLPNRFDAEREYLKNPEIDGVFGAIGVEFVTEAGKKKYLSVINDTGLTTVRHHAEGMEVFYGLSQMNLAFGTFFSLIATTLRKSAVDNVGLRLNETLRMHEDRDFIVKLSYHCHLKSGFIDQAVAMRTGHENNTFSSVQNKSKAYYRNQERLFYSLFSWAKKQKGIPEEALEMFKLKYLCGKVASKSGASKYISYALYSLANPKLLKTRYRYFALKNKL, encoded by the coding sequence ATGACCATAAGTGTAATTATACCCGTATATAACGCAGCCGCTTTTATAGAAAAAGCAGTGAACTCCGTCCTGCAGTTCCCTGAAGTAAAAGAAATTTTACTGATAGACGATGGTTCTACAGACGGTTCTGTAGAGCTCTCCAGAAAAATTTCAGAGCAGCATGACCGGGTAAAATTTGTTCAACATCCTGACCAGAAAAACCATGGAGTTTCAGCAACGCGTAATTACGGTATGGATTTGGCTTCCCAGGAATTCATTGCATTTCTGGACGCTGATGACTACTATCTCCCCAACCGTTTTGATGCGGAAAGAGAATACCTGAAAAATCCGGAGATCGATGGTGTTTTTGGAGCCATAGGTGTAGAATTTGTTACTGAAGCCGGAAAGAAAAAATACCTTTCCGTCATTAATGACACCGGATTAACAACGGTTCGTCATCATGCGGAAGGAATGGAAGTTTTTTATGGACTGTCCCAGATGAATCTGGCTTTCGGAACTTTTTTTTCATTAATAGCCACCACCTTACGGAAATCAGCTGTTGATAATGTTGGATTAAGGCTTAATGAAACCCTGAGAATGCATGAAGACAGGGATTTTATTGTAAAACTCTCTTACCATTGCCATCTGAAATCGGGATTCATTGATCAGGCGGTAGCGATGAGAACAGGACATGAAAACAATACATTTTCATCCGTTCAGAACAAGTCGAAGGCCTATTACAGAAATCAGGAAAGATTATTTTACTCCCTTTTCAGCTGGGCCAAAAAACAGAAAGGAATTCCAGAGGAAGCCCTGGAGATGTTTAAGCTGAAGTACCTTTGTGGTAAAGTGGCTTCAAAGTCAGGAGCAAGCAAATATATATCCTATGCATTATATTCACTGGCCAACCCTAAGCTTTTGAAAACCAGATACAGGTATTTTGCATTGAAAAATAAATTATAA